CTGGGTCGCGACCGAGTTGGCAGCCTGGTTGAGCGCAGGGCCGACGGTGGCGGGGGTGCCGTCGGCGGGGGCGGTGGCTTCGAAACGGCGGGTCTCGACCTTGGTGCCGCCTTCGGTCGAGAGGACGGCGTCGTAGGTCACCGTGACCTGGCCCGAGGCCATGTCATAGCCGAACCGCTGCAGCGTGCCGCCGACGCGAAGGCCCGGATCGAGCGTGCTCTGTCCCGGCTCGAGCACCACGCGGTTAGTGGTCCGCCGGACCGTCTCGCTGACCAGCGCCTGGAACAGCAGGTCGGGGGTCGCGGTATATTGGAGGCCCTTGATGTAGGTGATCTGCCCCGGCCGCTCGAGCACCGGCACGCGGACCTGGCGAATTTCGCGGGCGACCAAGGGCAGGTCGATGGTGACGGCCTGCCCGGCCGAGGCGCTGCGCTGGATCGCGACCGGCGCCGCCGACGGGGTCAGGGTCAGCAGCGTGGGCGGGGGCTTGCCGCCGAAGCAGGCGCTCAAGGTCAGCGCGGCCGCGACAGGAAGGAACTTCACGGCGCGCATCAGCGGCCCTTTCTTGGCTGATGGTCGGGCAGCTTGGGACTGCCGAGGATGCCGGTCACCC
The Sphingomonas ginsengisoli An et al. 2013 genome window above contains:
- a CDS encoding ABC-type transport auxiliary lipoprotein family protein, which gives rise to MRAVKFLPVAAALTLSACFGGKPPPTLLTLTPSAAPVAIQRSASAGQAVTIDLPLVAREIRQVRVPVLERPGQITYIKGLQYTATPDLLFQALVSETVRRTTNRVVLEPGQSTLDPGLRVGGTLQRFGYDMASGQVTVTYDAVLSTEGGTKVETRRFEATAPADGTPATVGPALNQAANSVATQVAGWIGG